The Anopheles moucheti chromosome 3, idAnoMoucSN_F20_07, whole genome shotgun sequence genome contains the following window.
CCTTTGCAAGCCAGGTGGCAAAGTGTGATGAactatgtttttctttcacagAATATAACGCCCGACTCGCGGATGGATGTTCGATTTTTGGACGATCCAGAGCTTGCGTACGTGATGACCCGATACAGAGAGTCTCACGATATGGTACACGCTATTCTCGACATGCCCACCAACATGTTGGGCGAGGTAACGGTCAAATGGGTGGAAGCATTAAATACTGGCCTGCCGATGTGCTATGGGGGTGCCGTCTTTGGCGCTTTTCGACTGCGTCCCAAGTGAGAATGAAACTCCCGCTCTCCGTATGAATTCTTTTCAAATTGAGCTTTTGTTCTAGGCAAAGGCAAAACTATCTTCGCCAATATCTACCCTGGGCAATTCGGACGGGAAATCGCATCAAACCACTCATGACCGTGTACTGGGAAAAGCGATGGGATCAGGATGTTAGTGAGCTACGCAAAGAGTTGTATATTGAACTGTTGAGCAGTAAGTAAAGTAAGTTGCCGTCTATATGGtattaaaaccaaaaacaacattagGTGAAGCTGTAGATTGTTAATACAATTACACTTTCGTATGTCTTTAATTTATCTTTATGTGTTTCTTAACCTTCCGGTGCTATATGTACATTAGAATTTCAGTTCgtatttgtttggttttaagTTTTTCGACTGCTTCAAAGCTTCCCTCTGTTCCATTCCTGTCGTTGTGCGTCCGAGCAGAAGCTCCAACAACTGACGATTGCACAGCTCGGGGAGAGAAATGTTGAGATCGATGGcgttttgaataatttccgAACATCCCCTCAGGTTCTTGCGCCAATCTGGATGGATTTAGGAAAGGATAAATTGAAAGGTAGGGTAGAATTTTTATGGTTACACTTACACTGGTATTCGAACAGCCTGATCAGCATAGCTTTACATTCCGCTTTCATGTCATGCTTCAGAAACAGTTCAATTAGTTGGTAAACTTTCTCCACGTTGTTGTCGTACAACAGTTTGTAACACAGATTTGTACTCCTGTAGAACCGATTGTTGTAACTATTAGCGTAACATTTCTAGACCTATCTACATACCTTCTGCTGACAGCTTCCCTTAGAGCACCATGCCGATCGAACAACGCTTTGGCTGCCTCTTGATCACTGTGCCACGCACTCAAGAAACTCTTTTCCCACACGTAACAGATAGGAAAATCGTGGCGCAgttcaatcaaacaaaattcGCAAAGGTTTATTACCGCAAGCAAAACGGCTTCACTCTTTCTACCGATCGTCTCATCGATCATTTCTAGTAGCATATGATCGACGGTTAGCAACTGATCCTCGTCACAGTCGGTCATTATGACGCGAAAAGTTTGCAGGGATTTCAGTGTACTTCCCAGCTTCCATTGACATAGTGCTTTATAGTGTTCGAATCTGCCGATTGCCGTGCTGTTCTGTTCTGGATGATATTGCGTGTAGAGTGCGGCCAACTGTTCTATCGTTTCCATTTGAGTTTGGAGCGACAAATACTTAAGTGTGGCGTTCAATACCGGCAGAGAGGGTAATTTTTCGTACTCCAAAATTTGTGATAGTAGACGTTTCACATCCtccgaattttgttctttcagTGCCGTTCCGAGTAGGTGATCCACTTGGGAAACTTCCATCTGGCTGATGTTAACGACTAGTGGGTTATTCGTAAGCTCATTGTACAGCTCACTGAGCCGAAATGTGGAGCGTAATATTGTGTCCGTAGGAATGTGGACATTAGTGGCCACATCATAATCGGAGATTTGTGAAGCTAATTTCGTTTTACCGTTGCGATTTCGATTGTTCAGCACTTTCCActttagttttttgttttccatcagCTCACTGATAAAGGAATCGACTGCACTGATGTTGGTGCTTTTCCGTTGATAGCTGACTAGCCAAGACAGAATCCACACGTTAGGAACCATTGCACGGAACATAGGTCCGTGACGGGTTGCCGATAGTAATGCTGCCATTTTTGtgaatattttctttcttgcctCGAATATACACTCCAAAACGGCGCAAATCTTCCTACGGACCCATTATTACGCAGGCGACGGAACAGGTTCGTTATTTACCTGCATTGCCCAAACagattcttcttcttcttattaGTTGAGGTATTGCCACGGTACCACTTAGGAATCCAGCTTCCTGGGCCTTCCCTAGCTACTCCGTGGTTATGGATTATTACCACTACCCCTAGTGATTTATGGACCGGCTACTAGGGCCATATGTCCTAACTTTCTATGATTTGTATAGTTGCTCTGTGTAGATTCCCTCTGGAGAATTGGGATGTTATTTCTGTATTTCATGTTGACATTTCTTATACGTGAACATCTTTATGTTTAGGGTGCTTGGTTTAGGAGTCATGTTTCGATTTATGTTTGTAGTTCATGTGTAGTTCATTCAGAACTTTATTCTGTTATCTTTGATGAATTTCAATACTTTTGTAAGTCCCCGTGGGTCTTTCCTCTTCCAGGTTTTCTTGAATTCTTCTTCGTTGATGAAGTTTGAATTACTTCTTTCTACAGAGTACTTATGGCAGTGGAAAACCATATGTTTAGCCGTATCAGGTTCATTGCATGTATCACAGAGGCCGTTATCTACTAATCTCATTTTGTGTAGCCAGTACTTGCTGTGATCATGACCCGATATTAATCTATTTAG
Protein-coding sequences here:
- the LOC128303952 gene encoding uncharacterized protein LOC128303952 — its product is MAALLSATRHGPMFRAMVPNVWILSWLVSYQRKSTNISAVDSFISELMENKKLKWKVLNNRNRNGKTKLASQISDYDVATNVHIPTDTILRSTFRLSELYNELTNNPLVVNISQMEVSQVDHLLGTALKEQNSEDVKRLLSQILEYEKLPSLPVLNATLKYLSLQTQMETIEQLAALYTQYHPEQNSTAIGRFEHYKALCQWKLGSTLKSLQTFRVIMTDCDEDQLLTVDHMLLEMIDETIGRKSEAVLLAVINLCEFCLIELRHDFPICYVWEKSFLSAWHSDQEAAKALFDRHGALREAVSRRSTNLCYKLLYDNNVEKVYQLIELFLKHDMKAECKAMLIRLFEYQYWRKNLRGCSEIIQNAIDLNISLPELCNRQLLELLLGRTTTGMEQREALKQSKNLKPNKYELKF